taggcccatatttcgctcaaaaggagactcggaGTTAATGACAATAcactcacatcattgatatctggggacccactgaaggcagattccaaagaataaatgattctaaggatgattatttgtatggtatgattatgaataaatgaatatttgaaataagttccaaagaacaaaagaatctaagaacaattattcgtatagtatgaaatgaaacaaGAGAATATTTGCTCACAAAGATGCATTTATTGAAACAAAGATTtaggacacaagcctatttcacaaaaggacttttgttgcttctaggcttaaagcaacaagcgtgttttgaatattactctagattagctctaaaaatacagggatctcttccacagtcccattgttcaaaacactcccaaatatgcaaaagtttggaGACTTTTATTCCTCGGTTCCCTTTTCAGATATATCATTGAAATTCATCGATATTCCTTTCGTGCTTTTGACTTGTTCAAGGCATTGCAACTCTTTGTTCATTGTCGTGTAATGTAAAAATGCCTAGTCATTTGACTTTTGTCAGTTTCCAAGTTAACTGAgataattttacctaattagggtccttTTAGGAAAAGTCTAATGCAAaataatgcaatgcaatgcaaatgcatgaaatgaatgcaaaagaaaggaaggtgttgattctaaattcaattctattagaacaatttttctagaaaacatatttctttacatgaaaatagattacatatgtggtcttgcccttcatagtccaagtaaagGCTGATCTTTTTTCATGGTCGAATCCTGTAAATTCTCTAAAAGATGCCTTTACTAGTtccttgctgcttaatctgagcctcgatctcttgctcacttatctccatgatactcatcaaaagtgccggctcttggataatcttcgttggcaattaaatcaagtcaaGTATTCCTTCATGGACTTCCGGCTTTCTCTCGTCatgcctttgttggcttgaatctctggcaattacatcatgtattcctccatgaactaccagctttctctcatcgtgtttacttggactatattcaggcgatcgcactataatctactttatcaagaaatttgtttccttatgacaatctattctatttaggaatcgaatttcgaatcaacacattcttttctttgatgtaatgtaatgcaaatgcatgaatgcaaaaaaaagGAAGGTATTGattctaaatttaatttcattagaacaacttttctagaaagcaaattcctttacataaaacggactacATATACGGCTTTTCTCTCATATTCCAAGTGAAGACACCTATCTTCCTCTTCATATCCGAATCTTATGGTCGAGTCTGACGAATTCTCCAAGAGATGTCTATATTAACTCTTTTTTTGCTCGATCCAGGCTGCGACTCGTTGCTCACTTATTACTGTGATACTTGTCAGCTCCTTTAAGAAGGTCAAGACGTGACGTCTCTCGAATAGTCTTTGTCAGTTTCTGTCTTCAGGCAATGAAGCAAAGTCTTGTATTTCTTCACAGGCTATCAGTCTTCTTTCATGTGTTCACTTGGATCATAtttagacaaccgtattataatccactttatcaaaaaattcattttcttatgacaaactgttctatttagcagtcaaatatgaatcaacacctccttcctaagatgatgtaatgtaatgcaattataaacaaaacaaaaataaaacacgttagtgcaggataaataaataacaaataaagcaattcgggtgaccactaggggttcggagtggctctacctagggtgggctcctaggtctctctatatgtggtttggttctagagtaagggtacctgaaccagcagattccttgatcatcacccattataggctcatttgaatcgagttcaattcaggagaatacatttccctatggctacacgaagatgaaaatctcacgaaaccataggtacggatgtattccgaaagtgatccactatcctgcacggaggtgaaaacctcacgaaggcgtagtttctcactcccacttaagggtgtgaccacaacggtcatgcaatgtaatgcgagaagatatatgcataaaaacttgaAACGATTAAAGAAaacaggaataaaatgatgaaaacagtaCGAAAAACGGGTGAAACGCAATGAAGTGATCttatatcaaaaccaaattctcaattttcgaaaaaagacaaaagttaatcaacttgtggcttgactctcttataaaaGTCCCGATGGAGTCGCCAAGTCGTCGTAACCATTTTTGAAAAAACGGTATCGACttggagaagaaaaaaaatgaaaacaggagtcgccaccaatctttttaggtgtgatcggatcaccttaagttaatcattttaataaaagttaagatttactaaaacgataattttggtctacgaaaatcgaaaatgagttcgagagtcgattacgcacgaggaaggattagcacctcgatacgcccaaaattggtacctagttgattaattagtgtcttagtgtcgaaaatttgaaaacttgaaagaatttaaaatacgatccctctttgtaaagaaaatgctcaaatgttaaggaccttctcatctcacaatataaaatgtcacatccggtaagttaggacacgacatcttgaattttcgagaacgagcttgtcttttatataaaaattcgtgtatttcaaaaggttattcagttagttaaggtgaacgaggaaaatcgaaacccagtaagttaggcacgcttcctcgaattcccaaacaccgaatattgcctttacttgcaaaaatcttatttcgaggtaacaaaatgccatacccagaagttagggcacaacacctcgtatcttcgAGAATAagtattttcaaaactcatgtcatgatttaaaagagtattccgttatttaggttaaaggagaaaaatcgaaacccaataagttaggcacGATTGTCcggaattaccaaatacggaatattactttatgaaagaattattattgggttggatataatgataataagaataatattaaagtaaagtaaacaataatactatatataaaaatatatatatatatatatatatgtgtatataatagaaatacacactactatataataataataataaatatagaaatacaaaaagcaaatataataaaaatattaaattaaagtaataaaaacaatactatatataaatatatatatatatatatatatacataaaaatatacactaatatataatagtaatagtgatagcaaaaataatgaaaatatgagtaatattaatcatatattagaatacaaaagtaaagtaataacaatagggtgataataataataatgatacaaacaataatacatatatatataataatagtagttagaaataaaaataataaaagtaacaataatgatagtaataatataaataaatatgaagagggcatatataatataataataatataaataataatatatacatgaggaataataataataatataaataatagtaaaaataataaaataataaaacaaagctctcaactctctttctcctcttttctaaatccgCCGTTGGTCCGCTTTACTTCGGTCATGGACCCCACGGGTCACATCGGCGCCACATGCACACGGCGGCGGACCTCAAAAAACACTTTtttggtaatgaaaatatgggtaagcttcttacttttatttttactttcgtataaaaaaaacaaaataaaattgaaaggaaaacaataaacaaacgaagaactaaagataagaatagacaaaagaaacatcttttgctttgatctttgattaatctccaaaaactagcattttcaagaaacaaaaataaccttttttccaaaaaaacaaaaaaaacctcCTCCAAAACAAAGAACAGTCCTTTtccaaaaaaccaaaaacccCCCTCCCTAAAAcaaactcttgaatggcttttatagccaaattttacaagtggagtggttggggtggtttaggtggccaagggtggtggagttggtggccaaggtgggtggccaacaaaggtggtggagtaggtggccaaggtgggtggccaacaaaggtggtggagtaggtgggtttatttatttatttgtgtttgggttgggattaggttgggccaaaattgggtttgggcttgtaattggataataggctaggtttaattcgggtttggttttattgggtcccgggcaaaatttgggtcttacaatactttaaagatttttctaaTAAAAAATTGATTCCCCTCATTATTATCTTCCTGTCGCAGAATAGAAAATTTAATGGCTTCCTAATTTTTGGTTGGATTTGTTTTTTTCTGGTTCAAGTTTGATTTGCTTTCTTACTTGGGTTCTTTAAAGTAGATAAAAAAAAGTCACTACGTGGTTGACAAAAAGAAGTAAAAGTTTTAAAGTGCAAGTATTTCTATAGGAATGGGTAGCTATTTTAGAAAGTAGTAGATTTTCTTCCAAGGTAATTCTTCTTATATAAAGATATTAAAAGATAGAAACACTCCcataaattttgttaattttttaaaaaatgagcTTTTCGATCTTTTGTGTTCTCTTAAATTATTATACTAATTCAATTAAAGGTTTCATGATAAATAGAtaacctaaaattaaaattttgaaacatgatttaaagttttcaaaagaaTATTTGTCCTTTTCTTggaataaaatgataaattttgattgcATTAGTTAAAAATTTAGTACAAATTAGTAATTTATTGACTTTAGGAAAAAAcaacttattttaaataaattaatacatgTAGGATGTAAATGAGATTGTGGTGTTTGCAAACTATTCGAGTGTgactcgaaaaataaaatttagactCAATTACATAATTATCAAACCAAGCTCGAGTAATTAATTAAGTCGAATTTAAGTTTAATAATACTCAGCTTAAttgaatttttcatttttttgctattaaattatataattgccCTTGTATATTGTTAACCTTAAACTTAATTATCGAGCTAAGGTCAAACTTGAATATGTATGAGCTtaatcgagtttaaatttgtcgATATGATTTCAATAAATCATAAgattctatttgttaaaaaactaataattaaatttaaaactctttaatatatgaatgtgtacATTATCCGTGCTTAAATAAATGTTATGgttgaataatattattttgatttgGCGCAGAAATAGGCCGAAACTCAGTTGGACCATACTCTTCCAGGCATTTCTTTGTGGATTATTTGGGTAAAGTTTGTAACTAATCATGTTCTcctttttatatatgtatatactagtgTGTGAAGAAAATTAAGCATGTATTGCAGGGGATCACTATCTCAGAATCTATACATTGCAAGCCTGGCTCTAACTTCTGCAACATTTGTTTCTGCCATCACTAATCTCATGCCAGTCACTACCCTCATTTTCACCGTCCTTTTAGGGTATATATAATGCATCTTTCAGTACTCCACCCTTATTTTAGCCCATACCaggttttaaatttatatattatatatttgaaTGACAGACTGGAAAAGCTAGCATTTGGAACAATGGCAGGGAAGGCAAAAGTATTTGGAACATTAACAGGAATAGGAGGTGCAATGCTTCTCACATTCTACAAAGGAGTTGAAGTTAACATTTGGCCTACACATTTGGAGCTTCTAAATCACGGTCCACCTGCATCACACCCTGCTGCCTCATCCAAATCTCTTTTGGGTCTTTTGCTAGCGTTTGCCTGCTGCATCTCTTACACCTTCTGGTTGCTCATTCAGGTAATATACCTACATTTTATTATTAACTCAAATGTTCTGTTAACAAGTATTTAGGTAAAGTAGTGGGATGATGTAGGCTAAGATGAGTAAAAATTACCCATGTCCTTACTCAAGCACGGCTTTGATGTGCATAATGGGAGCCATGCAATCAGTTGGTTATGCACTTTGCTTGGAAAGAGATTGGAGCCAGTGGAAACTAGGTTTCAATATTAGGCTTCTCACTGTTGCTTACGCGGTGCGTGTCCATTAATCCTTTCTTTTTTATACTTGTATTATACGAGGAATCTGCAACTTTTTGTTTGTGTTGCAGGGAATTGCTGTGTCGGGATTGACTTGTACCATTGTAATTTGGTGTGTGCGCCTCAAAGGCCCTCTCTACGTTTCCATTTTTAACCCTCTAATGCTTGTTTTAGTCGCTTTGGCTGAGTCGTTGCTTTTAGATGCAAAGCTTTACCTGGGAAGGTTAGGGATGTTAATTTCTAATATGCAGAAATGAAGAGCTACTTATTTAACTTTTCCCCCCTTCTTAAATTTCAGCATACTTGGAGCAGTGTTCATAGTGCTGGGGCTGTATATTGTGCTTTGGGGTAAAGGCAAGGAGATGAAGGATCAATTATCAGCATCAAGAAATGAAGTGCCACCAACGATAAGCTCCATGCAAGAAGAACCTGTTGACATCATTGTCGACTCTACGGATGACAACATTTGTATTAACAGTCAAACGAATGTCGTAGCCCCCTAGGCTTCACCGATTAATCATCGACAAGATGAAGGATAGGGAAAGTAACAGATGATAGGAGCACCAAAAAAAAAGGAACTTGAATTTGGTTAATATTCAGTGAACTAAACCATAGACTACATTCGTGGTAGTACCAAATAGTTAGTTGGCTACCTTAGTGCATGAAAGGCCATAAGCTTGTGACTAATGCGGAGTCGGTTGCAAATTAATTATGTTGTGGGTAATTCTATAAAACAACCCAAAGTGTAAATAAGCCGTCACTCAAATCAGGTTCACTAAGGGGATTTAAGGAGATAAAATACGATTTTTGTTTCTACACTTAGATTACCGAAAACAACATTTTACCTTACCCCTAAGGAGGCTTAGTAGCATTATTTCTTTCGATTAATTAATATTACTTAAAATTACAAAAGAATATTCGAACCAAACACATAATATAAGTATGACACAATAAAGATATAATGACacgtgatttttaaaaaattaggatACAAGTACATCAGGACACaccattaaaaaaatatttttataaaatattttaacattataatgTTTCATTTTAAATAGAAATATTAatacttttaataatttataattaaaactaTATCtttaattaaaagtaaaattttaatcaaataagtaattaaatagacaaatattatatatataatattataatatttgtttactttaataataaataatggtCCCCTCAAATTTTTAacctttactttttttttccAATTCACGGTTCCCTGATTTCCTTATTTCCTATGCCCCTTTCTATTTCTCCAcactttttttcttgttttcttcttccccatcttttcttcttctttatcgGACCATTTTACCAATAAAAGCCTATTTCCAACTTTATTTATAGAAATGggccaattatttcattatttactgGAAATGGTCGAAATATGCAAAATGCGTCCACGTAGGAGCGTTTTTGGGTAAAATTTCAGTAAATCGCATCCCCGAGGGAGCGATTTTGCAATGTCAGCACAAAACGCGCTAACTTGGACGCGCTTTGCTGAGGTGAAAAAATCGCTCCCTCAGGGACGCGATTTGCTCCGTGTTTTTCTAAGGGAGCTATTTGCATGCTTAGTCCCTAGGGTTTGGTTTAGggttttgttaaaataatttagGTCTAGGGTTGTAGAGTTAGGGTTTTGTTAAGATAATTTAGGTTTAGAGTTTAGtgtttaagaatttaaaaaataaatcagggtttagattttttttaaaaaaattaattaaattagtttttaggggttttaaataaataaattaaattaaggtttagagtttttaagaaaattaattaaattagggtttagttttttaaaataattttgtgtttagatttagggtttaggaaaattatattgataataaggattttatttttttttctacagtagttttagaaaaattaattttgagaaGATCCTTCTAAAAAGATAATGTCAAAAATGTTTCAAGCAAGATTGTAGAGAATGTGCTCTCAACATTGCCTGAAAGATATGAGGCAAAAATCTCATCCCTTGAGGATTCGAGAGACCTTGCAAGCATCTCCCTAACTGAGCTCATCAATGCCCTTTATGCTCAAGAGCAAAGGAGAGCTAGCAGGATGGAAGAGCACCAAGAAGATGTTTTTCAAGCCAAGGCCAAAGCTGCCTCGAGCACCTTTGCCTACAAAGGCAAAAAGAACTGGAGAAGCAGGCCTAAGTCTGATGCTGCAAGAAGAGGGGCATGTTGAAACCAGATGCTCAATGCTAGTTTAAACCAGATGCTCAATGCCAACATTGCAAGAAAATGGGGCATGTTGAAAGGGTTTGCAAAAGCAGACCAAGACAGAACCAACCCCAGCAGCAAAAGGCTAAGGCTCGAGTAGCTGAAGAAAGCAGTGACCATGAAGAGCAGGTCTTTGTTGTGTCATGTTCAGAAGGGCACAAAAAGGATTCAAATGGATGGCTCCTTAATAGTGGTTGTACCAATCACATGAAACCTGATGCAAGCATCTTCAGGACATTGAACAGGAGCTGCAAGACTAAAGTAAAGGTTGGCAATGGTCAGTTTATTAAGGCTGGAGGTAAAGGAGATGTGTTGATATGCACTCCTGCAGGCAATAAGATCATTTCGAATGTGTTGCTAGTGCCTGAAATTGATAGGAACCTTCTCAGTATAGCTCAATTGCTTGAGAAAGGCTACTCAGTTGTGTTCAAGGCCAATGAGTGCCAAATTGCTGATCCAAATGGATCAAGCTTCATGCCAGTCACTATGACTGATAAATGCTTTTAAGTCAACTGGCCAAGTGACTCAAACTCAGCCTATGTTGCCTCAACTGAAGAATCCAAGCTTTAGCATCAAAGGCTTGGTCATGCCAACTTTAGACCAATGGCTCAAATGGTCAGTGAAGAATTGGTTGAGAACTTCACCAACTCGGTTG
This window of the Gossypium arboreum isolate Shixiya-1 chromosome 12, ASM2569848v2, whole genome shotgun sequence genome carries:
- the LOC108478914 gene encoding WAT1-related protein At1g68170-like — its product is MGKNKCSILQGLKPAMAMVVVQATFAGMNVLYKLAANDGMSLKIITAYRFLFAVPVMLPLALLFERNRPKLSWTILFQAFLCGLFGGSLSQNLYIASLALTSATFVSAITNLMPVTTLIFTVLLGLEKLAFGTMAGKAKVFGTLTGIGGAMLLTFYKGVEVNIWPTHLELLNHGPPASHPAASSKSLLGLLLAFACCISYTFWLLIQAKMSKNYPCPYSSTALMCIMGAMQSVGYALCLERDWSQWKLGFNIRLLTVAYAGIAVSGLTCTIVIWCVRLKGPLYVSIFNPLMLVLVALAESLLLDAKLYLGSILGAVFIVLGLYIVLWGKGKEMKDQLSASRNEVPPTISSMQEEPVDIIVDSTDDNIYNVKNVSSKIVENVLSTLPERYEAKISSLEDSRDLASISLTELINALYAQEQRRASRMEEHQEDVFQAKAKAASSTFAYKGKKNWRSRPKSDAARRGAC